In the genome of Chrysemys picta bellii isolate R12L10 chromosome 17, ASM1138683v2, whole genome shotgun sequence, one region contains:
- the PORCN gene encoding protein-serine O-palmitoleoyltransferase porcupine isoform X1, which yields MATFTRQEFYQQLLQGCMIPTARQGLEQIWVLLLICLACRLLWRLPLPGYAKHLSTVVGGFYALHHFFQLQMVWVVLLSLLCYLVLFLCRHSAHRGVFLSITILIYLLMGEMHMVDTVTWHKMRGAQMIVAMKAVSLGFDLDRGELPAVPSPVEFMGYIYFVGTAIFGPWSHFRSYLQAVESRALSLPWLRKVSRSLLLSIICLLVSTCVAPYLFSYFIPLYGYRQLRKRKRKARWLRAYESAISFHFSSYFVGFLSEATATLAGAGFTEEKDNLKWDLTVSRPLNVELPRSMVEVVTSWNLPMSSWLNSYVFKNSLQLGTFSAVIVTYAASALLHGLSFHLAAVLLSLGFITYVEHVLRKRLSVIFDACLLSKRCPPSCPHRHNTNLWVRLLNLLFGVLAVFHLAYLGSLFDIDADDTVEEQGYSMSYTIYKWSELSWASHWVTFGCWVFYRLIG from the exons ATGGCCACTTTCACCCGCCAGGAGTTctaccagcagctgctgcagggctgcaTGATCCCCActgcccggcaggggctggagcagatcTGGGTCCTGCTGCTCATCTGCCTGGCGTGCCGGCTGCTCTGGAGGCTGC ctctgcccggctATGCGAAGCACCTCAGCACGGTGGTGGGGGGGTTCTACGCCCTCCACCACTTCTTCCAGCTGCAGATGGTCTGGGTGGTGTTGCTCAGCCTGCTGTGCTACCTGGTTCTCTTCCTGTGCCGGCACTCGGCCCACCGTGGGGTCTTCCTCTCCATCACCATCCTCATCTACCTCCTCATGGG GGAGATGCACATGGTGGATACCGTGACCTGGCATAAAATGAGAG GGGCCCAGATGATTGTGGCGATGAAGGCCGTGTCCCTGGGCTTCGACCTGGACCGCGGGGAGCTCCCGGCCGTCCCCTCCCCCGTGGAGTTCATGGGCTACATCTACTTTGTGGGCACGGCCATCTTCGGGCCCTGGAGCCACTTCCGCAGCTACCTCCAGGCGGTGGAGAGCCGGGCCCTG AGCCTCCCCTGGCTGCGGAAGGTGTCCCGGAGCCTCCTCCTCTCCATCATCTGCCTCCTCGTCTCCACCTGCGTCGCCCCCTACCTGTTCTCCTACTTCATCCCGCTCTACGGCTACCGGCAGCTCAGGAA GAGGAAGCGGAAGGCCAG GTGGCTCCGGGCCTACGAAAGCGCCATCTCCTTCCACTTCAGCAGCTACTTCGTGGGATTCCTTTCCGAGGCCACGGCCACGCTGGCTGGGGCGGGATTCACCGAGGAGAAGGACAACCTCAAATG GGACCTGACGGTGTCCCGACCCTTGAACGTCGAGCTGCCCCGGTCGATGGTGGAAGTCGTCACCAGCTGGAACCTGCCCATGTCCAGTTGGCTCAACTCCT ATGTCTTTAAGAACAGCCTGCAACTCGGGACTTTCTCCGCTGTCATTGTCACGTACGCCGCCAGCGCCCTCCTGCAT GGACTCAGCTTCCACTTGGCCGCGGTGCTGCTGTCTCTGGGATTCATCACCTACGTGGAGCATG TCCTCCGGAAGCGCCTCTCTGTCATCTTTGACGCCTGCCTCCTCTCCAAGCGCTGCCCACCCAGCTGTCCCCACCGCCATAACACG AATCTCTGGGTTCGGCTGCTGAACCTGCTTTTCGGCGTTCTGGCTGTCTTCCACCTGGCCTACTTGGGCTCACTCTTTGACATCGACGCTGATGACACCGTAGAGGAGCAG GGCTACAGTATGTCCTACACCATCTATAAGTGGTCGGAGCTGAGCTGGGCCAGCCACTGGGTCACCTTCGGCTGCTGGGTCTTCTACCGCCTCATTGGCTGA
- the TBC1D25 gene encoding TBC1 domain family member 25: MAAAAAGGGAREEEEEREVVRVRVKKREGFLQPEFRTFAVDPQITSLDVLQHILIRAFDLNGKKNFGISYLGQEKQGQETYLSLLSDWDLATAFASASKPYLQLLVDIKPSEDSPLLEDWDIISPKDVISTDLLLVEKRSLAAAALPFTQSIISQVGRTLSKVQQALSWSYGEDVKPFKPPLSDSEFHTYLNHEGQLNRPEELRLRIYHGGVEPSLRKVVWRYLLNVYPDGLTGQERMNYMKRKTREYDQLKGQWAERASPEDLDFIRSNVLKDVLRTDRTHPYYAGSEDNPHLTALHDLLTTYAVTHPQISYCQGMSDIASPILAVMDNEAHAFICFCGIMKRLEGNFQVDGEVMSLKFSHLKLLLQYSDPEFYAYLLSRGADDFFFCYRWLLLELKREFAFEDALRMLEITWSSLPPDPPEKEVELVGPPARLSESGQPVRQRHMLRPTCSFDATGDRPCLEESGARPSLEEPGARPCLEQKTLLKQSSFGEFKYYSAREDSSEEEPSLRSQRSMEEEEDFYSEQDPLLQLPAMTKSFSAPSLRPLTPPTPSGDSPSSPSPLSGSEKNESLPEEKEDLAGDTPSSPPSSPLPTAPSPATVSLPPPQEFGKGNPFMLFLCLAILLEHRDHIMKNNMDYNELAMHFDRLVRRHNLAKVLHRAKALFADYLQSEVWDSEEGDEAAAESPAVS, translated from the exons atggcggcggcggcggcggggggcggggcccgggaggaggaggaggagcgggaggtGGTGCGGGTCCGGGTCAAG AAGCGCGAGGGGTTCCTGCAGCCCGAGTTCCGCACCTTTGCCGTCGACCCCCAGATCACCTCGCTGGATGTCCTACAGCACATCCTCATCCGCGCCTTCGACCTCAACGG GAAGAAGAACTTTGGGATCAGCTACCTGGGCCAGGAGAAGCAGGGTCAGGAGACGTACCTGTCGCTGCTGTCGGACTGGGACCTGGCCACGGCCTTCGCCAGCGCCTCCAAGCCTTACCTGCAGCTCCTCGTGGATATCAAGCCTTCGGAAGACA gccccctgctggaggactGGGACATCATCAGCCCCAAAGATGTCATCAGCACTGATCTGCTCCTGGTGGAGAAGAGGTCCCTGGCGGCGGCCGCCCTGCCTTTTACCCAGTCCATCATCTCCCAG GTGGGCCGGACGCTGTCGAAGGTCCAGCAGGCTCTGAGCTGGTCCTACGGGGAGGACGTGAAGCCGTTCAAACCGCCGCTGAGCGACTCCGAGTTCCACACCTACCTGAACCACGAGGGGCAGCTGAACCGGCCCGAGGAGCTGCGGCTGCGCATCTACCACGGCGGCGTGGAGCCCTCGCTGCGGAAA gtgGTGTGGCGCTACCTGCTGAACGTCTACCCAGACGGGCTGACGGGCCAGGAGCGCATGAACTACATGAAGCGCAAGACGCGGGAGTACGACCAGCTAAAGGGCCAGTGGGCGGAGCGGGCCAGCCCCGAAGACCTGGACTTCATCCGCAGCAACGTCCTCAAGGATGTTCTCCGCACGGATCGCACCCACCCCTACTATGCCGGCTCGGAGGACAATCCGCACCTGACCGCCCTTCACGACCTGCTGACCACCTACGCCGTCACCCACCCGCAGATCTCCTACTGCCAGGGCATGAGCGACATCGCCTCGCCCATCCTGGCCGTCATGGACAACGAGGCCCACGCCTTCATCTGCTTCTGCGGCATCATGAAGCGCCTGGAAGGAAACTTCCAGGTGGACGGCGAGGTGATGTCCCTCAAGTTCTCCCACCTCAAGCTCCTCCTCCAGTACTCGGATCCTGAGTTCTACGCCTACCTCCTCTCCCGGGGCGCCGACGACTTCTTCTTCTGCTACcgctggctgctgctggagctgaaaCGGGAGTTTGCCTTTGAGGATGCCTTGCGGATGCTGGAGATAACCTGGAGCTCCTTGCCACCGGATCCTCCGGAGAAGGAGGTGGAGCTGGTGGGGCCGCCGGCCAGGCTTAGTGAGAGTGGCCAGCCTGTCCGTCAACGCCACATGCTGCGGCCCACCTGTAGCTTTGATGCGACTGGGGACCGTCCTTGCTTGGAGGAGTCCGGAGCCCGGCCCTCCTTGGAGGAGCCCGGAGCCCGGCCTTGCCTGGAGCAGAAGACCTTATTGAAGCAATCCAGCTTTGGGGAATTCAAGTACTACAGCGCTCGTGAGGACAGCTCCGAGGAAGAGCCTTCACTGAGATCCCAGCGCTccatggaggaagaggaggacttCTACAGCGAGCAGGACCCCTTGCTCCAGCTCCCGGCCATGACCAAGTCTTTCTCCGCCCCATCCCTCCGGCCCCTGACCCCACCCACGCCCTCTGGAGACTCCCCCTCCTCACCCTCACCCCTCTCTGGCAGCGAGAAGAACGAGAGCCTGCCGGAGGAGAAGGAAGATTTGGCAGGTGACACGCCATCCTCCCcacccagcagccccctccccaccgcccCGTCCCCAGCCACGGTGAGCTTGCCTCCGCCGCAGGAGTTCGGCAAAGGCAACCCCTTCATGCTCTTCCTGTGCCTGGCCATCCTGCTGGAGCACCGGGACCACATCATGAAGAACAACATGGACTACAACGAGCTGGCCATGCACTTCGACCGCCTGGTGCGCCGGCACAATCTGGCCAAGGTGCTGCACCGGGCCAAAGCCCTCTTCGCCGACTACCTGCAGTCCGAGGTCTGGGACTCCGAGGAGGGGGACGAGGCGGCCGCAGAGTCCCCAGCCGTCTcgtga
- the EBP gene encoding 3-beta-hydroxysteroid-Delta(8),Delta(7)-isomerase, translating into MGLEAEPLAAPHPYWPRDLEIRRYIPNDRPTWHSLAFLFSVSAALLTLTWLAAGWRGWTGAPMRTGRRLALCWFAICGFIHGVIEGWFSLYHTDIPGDQSFLSQLWKEYAKGDSRYVIEDNFTVCMETITAWAWGPLSLLTVLAFLQRQPHRYVLQLVVSLGQLYGDILYFYTEYREGFAHSEMWHPLYFWFYFVFMNALWIIIPSILLLDAWGHLSAAQRALDSVKPKRH; encoded by the exons ATGGGGCTGGAGGCCGAGCCCCTCGCCGCCCCCCACCCTTACTGGCCCCGGGACCTGGAGATCCGGCGCTACATCCCCAACGACCGCCCCACCTGGCACAGCCTGGCTTTCCTCTTCTCTGTCTCGGCGGCCCTGCTGACGCTCACCTGGCTGGCCGCCGGCTGGCGGGGGTGGACGGGGGCGCCCATGAGGACCGGGCGCCGCCTGGCCCTCTGTTGGTTCGCCATCTGCGGCTTCATCCATGGCGTGATTGAGGGCTGGTTCAGCCTCTACCACACGGATATACCAGGGGACCAGTCCTTCCTCTCCCAGTTGT GGAAGGAGTACGCCAAAGGAGACAGCCGATATGTCAT AGAGGACAATTTCACCGTGTGCATGGAGACCATCACTGCCTGGGCGTGGGGCCCGCTGAGCCTGTTGACTGTGCTGGCCTTCCTCCAACGCCAGCCCCACCGCTACGTCCTGCAGCTGGTGGTGTCGCTGG gccagcTGTATGGCGACATCCTGTACTTCTACACTGAATACCGAGAAGGCTTCGCCCACAGCGAGATGTGGCACCCGCTTTACTTCTGGTTCTACTTCGTCTTCATGAACGCCCTGTGGATCATCAtcccctccatcctcctcctcgaCGCCTGGGGGCACCTGAGCGCTGCCCAGAGGGCGCTGGACTCTGTCAAGCCCAAGAGACACTGA
- the PORCN gene encoding protein-serine O-palmitoleoyltransferase porcupine isoform X3, with the protein MVWVVLLSLLCYLVLFLCRHSAHRGVFLSITILIYLLMGEMHMVDTVTWHKMRGAQMIVAMKAVSLGFDLDRGELPAVPSPVEFMGYIYFVGTAIFGPWSHFRSYLQAVESRALSLPWLRKVSRSLLLSIICLLVSTCVAPYLFSYFIPLYGYRQLRKRKRKARWLRAYESAISFHFSSYFVGFLSEATATLAGAGFTEEKDNLKWDLTVSRPLNVELPRSMVEVVTSWNLPMSSWLNSYVFKNSLQLGTFSAVIVTYAASALLHGLSFHLAAVLLSLGFITYVEHVLRKRLSVIFDACLLSKRCPPSCPHRHNTNLWVRLLNLLFGVLAVFHLAYLGSLFDIDADDTVEEQGYSMSYTIYKWSELSWASHWVTFGCWVFYRLIG; encoded by the exons ATGGTCTGGGTGGTGTTGCTCAGCCTGCTGTGCTACCTGGTTCTCTTCCTGTGCCGGCACTCGGCCCACCGTGGGGTCTTCCTCTCCATCACCATCCTCATCTACCTCCTCATGGG GGAGATGCACATGGTGGATACCGTGACCTGGCATAAAATGAGAG GGGCCCAGATGATTGTGGCGATGAAGGCCGTGTCCCTGGGCTTCGACCTGGACCGCGGGGAGCTCCCGGCCGTCCCCTCCCCCGTGGAGTTCATGGGCTACATCTACTTTGTGGGCACGGCCATCTTCGGGCCCTGGAGCCACTTCCGCAGCTACCTCCAGGCGGTGGAGAGCCGGGCCCTG AGCCTCCCCTGGCTGCGGAAGGTGTCCCGGAGCCTCCTCCTCTCCATCATCTGCCTCCTCGTCTCCACCTGCGTCGCCCCCTACCTGTTCTCCTACTTCATCCCGCTCTACGGCTACCGGCAGCTCAGGAA GAGGAAGCGGAAGGCCAG GTGGCTCCGGGCCTACGAAAGCGCCATCTCCTTCCACTTCAGCAGCTACTTCGTGGGATTCCTTTCCGAGGCCACGGCCACGCTGGCTGGGGCGGGATTCACCGAGGAGAAGGACAACCTCAAATG GGACCTGACGGTGTCCCGACCCTTGAACGTCGAGCTGCCCCGGTCGATGGTGGAAGTCGTCACCAGCTGGAACCTGCCCATGTCCAGTTGGCTCAACTCCT ATGTCTTTAAGAACAGCCTGCAACTCGGGACTTTCTCCGCTGTCATTGTCACGTACGCCGCCAGCGCCCTCCTGCAT GGACTCAGCTTCCACTTGGCCGCGGTGCTGCTGTCTCTGGGATTCATCACCTACGTGGAGCATG TCCTCCGGAAGCGCCTCTCTGTCATCTTTGACGCCTGCCTCCTCTCCAAGCGCTGCCCACCCAGCTGTCCCCACCGCCATAACACG AATCTCTGGGTTCGGCTGCTGAACCTGCTTTTCGGCGTTCTGGCTGTCTTCCACCTGGCCTACTTGGGCTCACTCTTTGACATCGACGCTGATGACACCGTAGAGGAGCAG GGCTACAGTATGTCCTACACCATCTATAAGTGGTCGGAGCTGAGCTGGGCCAGCCACTGGGTCACCTTCGGCTGCTGGGTCTTCTACCGCCTCATTGGCTGA
- the PORCN gene encoding protein-serine O-palmitoleoyltransferase porcupine isoform X2, with the protein MATFTRQEFYQQLLQGCMIPTARQGLEQIWVLLLICLACRLLWRLPLPGYAKHLSTVVGGFYALHHFFQLQMVWVVLLSLLCYLVLFLCRHSAHRGVFLSITILIYLLMGEMHMVDTVTWHKMRGAQMIVAMKAVSLGFDLDRGELPAVPSPVEFMGYIYFVGTAIFGPWSHFRSYLQAVESRALSLPWLRKVSRSLLLSIICLLVSTCVAPYLFSYFIPLYGYRQLRKWLRAYESAISFHFSSYFVGFLSEATATLAGAGFTEEKDNLKWDLTVSRPLNVELPRSMVEVVTSWNLPMSSWLNSYVFKNSLQLGTFSAVIVTYAASALLHGLSFHLAAVLLSLGFITYVEHVLRKRLSVIFDACLLSKRCPPSCPHRHNTNLWVRLLNLLFGVLAVFHLAYLGSLFDIDADDTVEEQGYSMSYTIYKWSELSWASHWVTFGCWVFYRLIG; encoded by the exons ATGGCCACTTTCACCCGCCAGGAGTTctaccagcagctgctgcagggctgcaTGATCCCCActgcccggcaggggctggagcagatcTGGGTCCTGCTGCTCATCTGCCTGGCGTGCCGGCTGCTCTGGAGGCTGC ctctgcccggctATGCGAAGCACCTCAGCACGGTGGTGGGGGGGTTCTACGCCCTCCACCACTTCTTCCAGCTGCAGATGGTCTGGGTGGTGTTGCTCAGCCTGCTGTGCTACCTGGTTCTCTTCCTGTGCCGGCACTCGGCCCACCGTGGGGTCTTCCTCTCCATCACCATCCTCATCTACCTCCTCATGGG GGAGATGCACATGGTGGATACCGTGACCTGGCATAAAATGAGAG GGGCCCAGATGATTGTGGCGATGAAGGCCGTGTCCCTGGGCTTCGACCTGGACCGCGGGGAGCTCCCGGCCGTCCCCTCCCCCGTGGAGTTCATGGGCTACATCTACTTTGTGGGCACGGCCATCTTCGGGCCCTGGAGCCACTTCCGCAGCTACCTCCAGGCGGTGGAGAGCCGGGCCCTG AGCCTCCCCTGGCTGCGGAAGGTGTCCCGGAGCCTCCTCCTCTCCATCATCTGCCTCCTCGTCTCCACCTGCGTCGCCCCCTACCTGTTCTCCTACTTCATCCCGCTCTACGGCTACCGGCAGCTCAGGAA GTGGCTCCGGGCCTACGAAAGCGCCATCTCCTTCCACTTCAGCAGCTACTTCGTGGGATTCCTTTCCGAGGCCACGGCCACGCTGGCTGGGGCGGGATTCACCGAGGAGAAGGACAACCTCAAATG GGACCTGACGGTGTCCCGACCCTTGAACGTCGAGCTGCCCCGGTCGATGGTGGAAGTCGTCACCAGCTGGAACCTGCCCATGTCCAGTTGGCTCAACTCCT ATGTCTTTAAGAACAGCCTGCAACTCGGGACTTTCTCCGCTGTCATTGTCACGTACGCCGCCAGCGCCCTCCTGCAT GGACTCAGCTTCCACTTGGCCGCGGTGCTGCTGTCTCTGGGATTCATCACCTACGTGGAGCATG TCCTCCGGAAGCGCCTCTCTGTCATCTTTGACGCCTGCCTCCTCTCCAAGCGCTGCCCACCCAGCTGTCCCCACCGCCATAACACG AATCTCTGGGTTCGGCTGCTGAACCTGCTTTTCGGCGTTCTGGCTGTCTTCCACCTGGCCTACTTGGGCTCACTCTTTGACATCGACGCTGATGACACCGTAGAGGAGCAG GGCTACAGTATGTCCTACACCATCTATAAGTGGTCGGAGCTGAGCTGGGCCAGCCACTGGGTCACCTTCGGCTGCTGGGTCTTCTACCGCCTCATTGGCTGA